The proteins below come from a single Streptomyces tubercidicus genomic window:
- a CDS encoding Rossmann-like and DUF2520 domain-containing protein produces MNPTPPFEAQDRPARLTVGVVGAGRVGPALAAALQLAGHRPVAVSGVSDTSVRRAAELLPDVPLVAPAEVLARADLVLLTVPDDALAGLVSGLAETGAVRPGQLLVHTSGRYGTGVLDPATRAGALPLALHPAMTFTGTSVDVQRLAGCSFGVTSPDELRMAAEALVIEMGGEPEWIAESARPLYHAALAIGANHLVTLVAQSMELLHDAGVQAPDRMLGPLLGAALDNALRSGDAALTGPVARGDAGTVAAHVTELRRHAPQSVAGYLAMARTTADRALAHGLLKPELAEDLLEVLADADDGPGTTPGTPGTPGPDPDAPGHGPGGGGR; encoded by the coding sequence GTGAATCCCACCCCACCCTTCGAGGCCCAGGACCGACCCGCACGGCTGACCGTCGGGGTCGTCGGCGCGGGCCGTGTCGGGCCCGCTCTCGCCGCCGCGCTGCAGCTCGCAGGGCATCGCCCGGTTGCCGTGTCGGGTGTCTCCGACACCTCCGTACGCCGCGCCGCCGAGCTGCTGCCCGACGTTCCGCTGGTCGCCCCCGCCGAGGTCCTCGCCCGCGCCGACCTGGTCCTGCTGACCGTCCCCGACGACGCCCTGGCCGGCCTGGTGAGCGGCCTCGCGGAGACCGGCGCTGTACGGCCCGGCCAGCTGCTGGTGCACACCTCGGGGCGGTACGGAACCGGGGTCCTGGACCCGGCCACCCGCGCCGGCGCCCTGCCGCTCGCACTGCACCCGGCCATGACGTTCACCGGCACCTCCGTGGACGTCCAGCGGCTGGCCGGCTGCTCGTTCGGCGTGACTTCGCCCGACGAGCTGCGGATGGCCGCCGAGGCGCTGGTCATCGAGATGGGCGGGGAGCCCGAGTGGATCGCGGAATCCGCCCGTCCGCTCTACCACGCGGCACTGGCCATCGGCGCCAATCACCTGGTCACCCTCGTCGCCCAGTCGATGGAGCTGCTGCACGACGCCGGGGTGCAGGCCCCGGACCGGATGCTGGGACCGCTGCTCGGCGCCGCCCTGGACAATGCGCTCCGCTCCGGTGACGCGGCGCTGACCGGCCCGGTCGCACGGGGCGACGCCGGCACCGTCGCCGCCCATGTCACCGAGCTGCGCCGGCACGCGCCACAGAGCGTCGCCGGGTATCTCGCCATGGCCCGTACGACCGCGGACCGGGCGCTGGCCCACGGACTGCTGAAGCCGGAGCTGGCCGAGGACCTGCTGGAGGTGCTCGCCGACGCCGACGACGGCCCCGGCACCACCCCGGGCACCCCCGGCACGCCCGGCCCGGACCCCGACGCCCCCGGCCACGGCCCCGGGGGAGGCGGCCGATGA